The genomic window gaatatgcaaacatttatagattatctgttttatcaaaagagatgcatcatcatatgttaaataagtgaaacaattttattcaacgattgtttcatatcttatctttccattttcttctattatcacatcatctttaatccttttctttttttggctttggctttggactaccaggatcatgcgacgatcttttattcggatcgatttctgtgatctttctcggatcgaaatattcatgatctttctcggatcaaagtggccatgatctttctcggatcaaatcattcatgatctttctcggatcaaattcttcatgatccttctcggatcaaattcttccacacataagcctgtgggaggctgtcccaggcataagctcctagcaggctattccacatgacaaggtcagtccaaactatatttctctttctttttattttcataaattataatatttgacttcattaatcaattcaaattttacagtgtaataaatatgtcatacctatataatcatgccatcaatcgctgatacatatgtattgatataacatactcttgctcaaaatcacataaataaataacagtgtctcagatataacaatttcatcgatctcaaattcaacgatgcaaaatcaatgagataaaaccaatggtaaaataacatatataatgatgatcatgtacccaatggtaaaataacatatataatgatgatcatatacagggattcttacctttatcgatgactgatccaagcaccaaAAATCaaagttcttctttgatttatgaatatcTTTAACAAAAtaatccactcgatatcatatgcagacaattatctcttcataaccctaatcaagtataaaaatcatatatgaagaaaattatccaataatcaatcctaataacacaaatctaggatctctctcaggattaaccaaaattaggatttgtctaagtttctgaatcctccactgatccataagacttttagagagagaaaatctatgaagagagagaaaatctagagagagaaagtagagagagaaagtgagaagagaatcttcatatccttcaaataagataatcatgatcgagatcatcagaggtcctatcagggtaactcaatatgaatcaagtgttttaaatttcgaataggatcggactgggatcagatctactacacgaatttcagagcaatctcagatcatcttattttcatctcaagtttatcctagggtatgTCATACAAtcaaagagagagtagaaagattctagagagataaaattcacaaaaagagagaaagatctagagagagaaaatagagagagaaggtagagagaggagagaggaaagaggaagaaaggagggagaagagagagagagaaaattctctcttttttttatttttctttttctctttctcttttttttttctttttctttttcctttttcttttctttttcttttcttttccttcttcttctctttcttttcttcttcccgggcttcctttgggccgaaacaggggaccggcaagtCCCCTCCTTTTGAGTTCCGACCGACGGCGCAGCCAGCATGGGGCGACCATCGGCAGGAGGGGGGCGACTCGCCGACAAGAGAAGGACCaagccggtggtcggcggtgaccaccggcgtcggaaatcaaagaaaaatgggcaaaaatagaggttcttccgcaacaaaatccgacgactccggtcgccagCGAGCGTGCACACTGGCacgagaagaaaaagggagaagagaggaaggggaggaggcttacctccgacgccggcgaggcttttccaacgagcaattggacgggcacagggatgggtctccgcggtggttttccgacgattgccgcctaCTGTGCTTAGGATCTTcggtggaagggagagaagaggattctcctccttaaatagagccggaggaggggctctttccgactccgattgggagccggtgagaggaggacctgttttgttttgttttgttttttttttttatatgggctGTGGGCTAAATCTGAGCCCAATTTGAGCCGGGGTGTTACAACTAGGATTGACAAAAATGTGACATGACCTGTTAATCCAATCCGTGTTTGATCTGTGATAAGCATGTTTGCATTTAGGCTAAACAAGTTAGTGTCATACATGGTTGACCAACTTAAATAGTTAATAATTGGACCAGATTCAGGTTCCAGCCCCTTGATCTGTTTTATCCACTACACCCATTTGATAATTGGGTTGGATCAAGTCAAGTAGGTTacatgtttattaaataggttaataaGTTATATAGGTTATATAGTTTAACAGATACATAGATTAATATATAGGTTAGCAAGTTTAGGATgttatctatttattaaataggttagatGGATTGCGTCGAgttatctatttattaaatatgatatgttcagatttcaaattctaatctatttaataaataggttacaTCAAAAATTAGAATTTTCTAATATGATCTACAATCGATCTGACTCGTTTATGATCCAATACAATTACCATCTCTAATCTAGATCTGGTTTTGGATTTGCATGTAGGAAGTTGCTTGATCAATAAGCTGGGATGCCGTTAGGAGGGATTCCTGATTGGCATTCAAAGTGCCTTTGGAAATATTTCCGACATGCAATCATGAGCGATCGTTCTGTTTGAATCTTTGACCAGGTGTTTAGTGGTGATAATTTTGGTCAATTGTATAGTGTTACAATCACttattggatttaatttaaaatgataGTGGAAAATGTAGACCGTAGAAAATTTTGTACAAGGGATAAAAAGGTTGCTTTGTCTTTCTTAATAGAAAAATTGAACTGAAGCATAATATGTCCTTAAATTAGTTATGCAAAGTCTGAAACAGCTTCTCTACATATGAAAGCAATCTCAGGACAAGTCCCAAAGCTTCAAGACTGCCAAACTCCTAGCAGCCATCGTTGGAAGACTCAGATTCAATTTTACattgaaaaaaagaggaaaattcAGCAACTGATTATATTCACGCAAGACACTTGTAATCCTAGCATACGCAGGGAAGAAAAAAGGATTCGATGATTGTAACTACTAGTTGAGATCCACACGCATGGCGACCAAAATTGGGTATTCCAGTGACCAAAGATTTTAAGAGGAAATCGGAAACGGCTCTAGGGAATAAGAAAAAGGATCCGATGATTGTAACTACTAGTTGAGATGTACACGCAAATGCATAGCGGTCAAACTTGGGTAATAACAGCGACCAAGTCTATAAGAGGAATCCAGGAAATGTCTCCAGTGGTTAACGATGACTCACCTAAAGTTATTTTAATTGAAAAGAGGGAACTGCTATAGATGCCTAAAGACATAGCCACCATGGCATCAAATTTGTGAGGGCAAGGCAAGGTGCATGGTAGATTAGGAGAAATCATTAGGTAGACTCGTTCTAGCGTAGACAAAGCCAATAAAAAGTTCACACATCCATTGATTGTTCATTAATTGCTAACTCGTAGGTTAGGTGCGTGAGGCCGGGACCCATGCATCAGAAAGGTCTACCTAGAAGAGTGCCACTTATCGACGAATGCTTGTGAACGCAAAAATCGTGGGTGCAACGAAAGCAATGGGACTTATCAGAGCGAGCTCTTCTTCAGTGTATGCACTGCCGTTGTTGTCACCAGTGACATTTTTTTGGTTCGTGGTGTGAAGGGGTGGACGACTCTGATATTTATTTGCATCAGCATGTTGAATAACAGAACAACACCGCTGCAAATGACGCTGGCCTTTCTAGACTCTCAAGAATGGTCGTGGTTTGCAACTAGTCTGGTACCCTGGTCCTCATTCTAGTATAGAAGTCAATATGGTGCTCCAAAGTCCAAAAGCTCATGCAATCACGGAGGCACCCAAGCCGCCACCCGACAGGCCACCACACTATATCTTGCTCCATTTCTCTCCTCGCAGATTCGCACCACCAACTTCCATCAGTTGTTTCACTAGCCTCTGTTTTCATAGTCCCTCTCTTAAACCTCCTTTCATTCACCAAAGCATATGGATGTCTCTCCTGGGCTTTCCGTTTCTACTTTAGCTTTAATTCTACTCTTACTTCCTCCATTCCCTTCAATATTTGTGGAATCCGCCTCTTTCAGCAATATCACAGACAAGGAGGCTCTACTATCTTTCAAAGCTCTTATAGCCAGTGATCCATCTGATATTCTATTTTCGTGGAACGATAGCACTACGATATGCCAATGGAGCGGAGTTCGCTGTAACAACAAACGCAGAGTCTCTACCTTGGATCTAAAAGGTCTCCAGTTGAGTGGTTCCATTAGTCCTCACATAGGCAATCTTTCTGCTCTTCAGTTTCTCTACCTACAAGACAACTATTTCACTGGGAACCTTCCTGACCAGTTAGGTAATCTGGCTCACTTGCAAACCCTGAACGCAAGCTCAAACCTCATTGGGGGCGCCATCCCTGCAAACATAAGCAAGTGCTCCAATCTCAGCACCCTCGACTTAGCTGTGAATACAATCTCCGGTAAAATTCCCACTGAGCTTGGACTGCTTTCCAAGCTTCAAGTCTTGAAACTAGACCAAAATCTTCTTACAGGAAATATCCCACCATCCATTGGAAACCTGTCATCCCTCACCACCCTGAACTTGGGCACCAACACTATCAGTGGATCAATTCCAAGTGACTTAGGCCGCCTTCAAAATCTTCAGGAATTACAGATATCGATAAATAATCTCACAGGTACTGTGCCATCATCTTTGTACAATGTTTCATCTCTAGAAACTTTTGCTTTGGCATCAAATGATCTGTATGGTGAAATTCCGAGTGATGTTGGTTTTCGGCTTCCTAATCTCTTAGTCTTTCACTTCTGCATTAATAAGTTCACGGGGCAATATCCACCATCACTGCACAACGTCACCAAGATCCAGAGCATTAGAATGTCTCATAATTTTCTTGTTGGGTCTGTGCCTCCTGGGTTAGGCACTCTCCATGATCTCACCATGTATAACATCGGTTTCAACCTATTTGTTTCCTCGGGTAGTAGCGGGCTAGATCTCATTACCTCCTTGACCAACAGCTCCAAACTTGAATTTCTTGCCATTGATGAAAACCATCTAGAAGGCGCGATCCCAGACTCTATCGGCAATCTCTCCACCAgtctagcaaaattatatatgggAGGGAATCGGATATACGGTAGCATTCCGGCATCCATTGGAAAGCTTACTGAGTTAACCTTGCTAAATATGAGCCACAACTTGATCTCTGGAGAAATTCCAGCTGAGATTGGCCAGCTTAAGGAGCTTAGGATGTTGAATTTAGCTGGAAATAAGCTCTTTGGGAAAATTCCAGCGGCCTGTGGAAATTTAAGCATGCTCATTGAGCTTGAATTGTATGGAAATGGATTGGAGGGAACAATTCCAGCCACATTCAGTGAGTTCCAGCGGTTACTGTCGTTGGACCTTTCGAGCAACAAGCTCGGTGGGATCATACCCAGAGAACTATTCACCCTCACCAGTCTCAGTTCTCTCATGAATCTATCCAAGAACTCGTTGACAGGGCCCCTGCCAGATGACATTGGAGGATTAGAAAACCTCATTGCACTGGACCTCTCAAATAATTTGCTATCTGGAAATATTTCTGACTCGATCGGGGACTGCACGAGCATGCAAGTTCTTTCCATGTCCAACAACTCTTTCACCGGCCTCATTCCTAATGCAATAGGCAACTTGAAAGGCTTGCAGAGCCTAGACCTTTCCTCCAACCACCTATCAGGGTCCATACCGGAAAGTCTGGGAAAACTTCGGTCACTTCAGTTCTTGAACCTCTCTCAGAACAATCTCCAAGGAGAGATACCGAACGAAGGCATCTTCCTAAACCGCTCTGCTGTCCATCTCGAAGGAAATGCTAAGCTTTGCATGTCATCTTTGTGCCCTCATTCCTCCAATcgaaacatttcaaaagcacttctTGTCATAATTATTGTGGCTTCAGCTGCTCTTGTGATATTCTTCCTTGTGGGTCTGTATTGGGCGTTCTTTATCAGAAGAAAACGAAGTGATCCCAAGGTTGCCACGGCAGGCTCAATTAAGGCGCAGCACCGAATGGTCTCTTATGAGGAGCTCCGTCAGGCGACCGAGAATTTTGATCCAAGAAATCTTATTGGAACCGGTAGCTTCGGTTCTGTGTACAAAGGCGTCCTGAGAGATGGAATGGCAGTTGCAATCAAGGTACTAAATCTCGCGACCAGCGGGGCTTGGAAGAGCTTTGTAGCTGAATGTGAAGCTCTAAGGAATGTGAGGCACCGCAATCTTGTGAAGTTGGTAACGTTGTGCTCTAGCTTGGATTTTGGAAACAATGACTTCTGGGCTCTGGTGTACGAGTTCATGGGAAATGGAAGCCTGGAGGATTGGATTAGGGGCAGGAGAAGGCACGAAGGTGGTGGTGGGCTGAGTGTTATTGAGAGGTTGTCAATTGCTACTGATGTCGCGGGTGCTATGGACTACTTGCATAATGACTGTGAGGCTCAGGTGGTGCACTGTGATCTTAAGCCAAGCAACGTGCTTTTGGACGAGGAAATGACTGCAAAGGTGGGGGACTTTGGGCTGGCCAAGTTGCTGGTTCAGATGCCTGAGGGGCAAGTGTCCACTACAAGCACAAATGGGCTCAAAGGGTCCATTGGGTACATACCaccaggtctctctctctctctctctctctagtttctgCCACGGTAATGGAATGCGATCTCCCACAAAAAATTTCCTGaaaatattactatattattACTGTTTCgacactattttttttatttatattcctGCATATCAGTCACTGGATTTATGGTAGCTTTCCTTGTCATTATCattactattattttttttttgaggtggaTCGGATTTTGTTACAGCTTTCTCTTTTAGTCTATACTTATGGACCGATTTTTTGATTTCTTGTTCTCTAAACGAGTCAATCTGTATGAGTACATAAAGTGGTGGTCGTTAGCTATATAAAAACATTCTCTGATCTTACAAGTATATAGACATTGATAATGATTGTCCAAGACAAGTTACAAAAAGTGATCAtgtaatctgttgcggccaatcgtctCGTCGTCCGATCACCGGaggacgtgcacctgcaaaaacgagaagtccacactgaccggaggcggctccgacggggaccctccgacggtcaagtcagagaggtgactaggcaacagtggaatgaagacagagagctcgatcgagagagagagaaag from Elaeis guineensis isolate ETL-2024a chromosome 4, EG11, whole genome shotgun sequence includes these protein-coding regions:
- the LOC105043569 gene encoding receptor kinase-like protein Xa21; protein product: MDVSPGLSVSTLALILLLLPPFPSIFVESASFSNITDKEALLSFKALIASDPSDILFSWNDSTTICQWSGVRCNNKRRVSTLDLKGLQLSGSISPHIGNLSALQFLYLQDNYFTGNLPDQLGNLAHLQTLNASSNLIGGAIPANISKCSNLSTLDLAVNTISGKIPTELGLLSKLQVLKLDQNLLTGNIPPSIGNLSSLTTLNLGTNTISGSIPSDLGRLQNLQELQISINNLTGTVPSSLYNVSSLETFALASNDLYGEIPSDVGFRLPNLLVFHFCINKFTGQYPPSLHNVTKIQSIRMSHNFLVGSVPPGLGTLHDLTMYNIGFNLFVSSGSSGLDLITSLTNSSKLEFLAIDENHLEGAIPDSIGNLSTSLAKLYMGGNRIYGSIPASIGKLTELTLLNMSHNLISGEIPAEIGQLKELRMLNLAGNKLFGKIPAACGNLSMLIELELYGNGLEGTIPATFSEFQRLLSLDLSSNKLGGIIPRELFTLTSLSSLMNLSKNSLTGPLPDDIGGLENLIALDLSNNLLSGNISDSIGDCTSMQVLSMSNNSFTGLIPNAIGNLKGLQSLDLSSNHLSGSIPESLGKLRSLQFLNLSQNNLQGEIPNEGIFLNRSAVHLEGNAKLCMSSLCPHSSNRNISKALLVIIIVASAALVIFFLVGLYWAFFIRRKRSDPKVATAGSIKAQHRMVSYEELRQATENFDPRNLIGTGSFGSVYKGVLRDGMAVAIKVLNLATSGAWKSFVAECEALRNVRHRNLVKLVTLCSSLDFGNNDFWALVYEFMGNGSLEDWIRGRRRHEGGGGLSVIERLSIATDVAGAMDYLHNDCEAQVVHCDLKPSNVLLDEEMTAKVGDFGLAKLLVQMPEGQVSTTSTNGLKGSIGYIPPEYGFGGKPSTKGDVYSYGVLLLELLTAKSPTDESFVGGMNLEKWVRAAFPNRTMEAIDAHLMINVITHEGQQISPEKQAECLVSMVSVGLSCATESAEARITMRDAFHRLKGAKKTLLKPDAANEA